A stretch of the Synechocystis sp. PCC 7338 genome encodes the following:
- the cysW gene encoding sulfate ABC transporter permease subunit CysW, which translates to MLTINLPKTFKVKNLLIALALFYLVLVLLLPAIAVFYEAFHKGVGPFIEALGDRNFQSALQLTIVMALISVPLNTVFGLCAAWVLARNQFPGRALFLSVLDLPFSISPVVAGLMIVLLYGKDGWIGSWFAALDVQLLFAVPGMAIATIFVTLPFVAREVIPVLEELGPEQEEAARTLGAKDWQIFWRVTLPNIRWGLLYGVLLTNARTMGEFGAVAVVSGSILGKTSTLPIFVEQEYKNYQTEAAFGAAVVLALLAVVTLVLKEIVERRTGHHRSV; encoded by the coding sequence ATGCTAACGATTAATTTACCCAAGACTTTTAAGGTTAAGAATTTACTGATTGCCCTAGCTTTATTTTATCTAGTTTTAGTTTTGTTACTACCGGCGATCGCCGTTTTTTATGAAGCTTTTCATAAAGGGGTGGGGCCATTTATAGAAGCCCTGGGCGATCGTAATTTTCAGTCCGCCCTGCAATTGACCATTGTGATGGCCCTGATTTCTGTCCCTTTGAACACGGTGTTTGGACTTTGTGCCGCCTGGGTTCTAGCCCGCAATCAATTCCCCGGTCGGGCCCTATTTTTAAGTGTTTTAGACTTACCTTTTTCCATCTCCCCCGTAGTAGCGGGTTTAATGATTGTCCTGCTCTACGGCAAGGATGGCTGGATTGGTAGTTGGTTTGCCGCCCTCGATGTACAACTACTTTTCGCTGTGCCCGGCATGGCGATCGCCACTATTTTTGTCACCTTGCCCTTTGTGGCGAGGGAAGTGATTCCTGTACTAGAAGAATTAGGGCCGGAACAGGAAGAAGCCGCCCGCACTTTAGGGGCAAAAGATTGGCAAATTTTTTGGCGAGTGACGTTGCCCAATATCCGTTGGGGCTTACTTTATGGGGTTCTGTTAACCAACGCTAGGACCATGGGGGAATTTGGCGCAGTGGCGGTGGTTTCCGGCAGTATTTTGGGTAAAACCAGTACATTGCCTATTTTTGTGGAGCAAGAGTATAAGAACTATCAAACAGAAGCGGCCTTTGGGGCGGCGGTGGTTTTAGCTCTATTGGCCGTGGTGACCCTAGTGTTAAAGGAGATTGTGGAGCGACGCACAGGACACCATCGATCTGTATAG
- the cysT gene encoding sulfate ABC transporter permease subunit CysT, translated as MTTNLSLSPLLKKLSKFNFWQSISVPWVVTIIYLLLILVLPIAALLVKSASLGFEEFWQIATTPIAISTYNVTFLTALAAGIVNGVMGTLVAWVLVRYQFPGKKIVDATVDLPFALPTSVAGLVLATLYSQTGWVGQFFAPFGIKIAFSRAGVFVAMVFISLPFIVRTLQPVLQELEEGAEEAAWSLGATEFQTFWRVIFPPLIPPILTGVALGFSRAVGEYGSIVLIASNIPFKDLIAPVLVFERLEQYDYSGATVIGTVLLFVSLILLLIINLLQQWGRRYAND; from the coding sequence ATGACCACAAATCTTAGTTTATCCCCCCTTCTCAAAAAGCTTTCTAAGTTTAATTTTTGGCAATCTATTTCTGTACCCTGGGTAGTAACAATTATTTATTTGTTACTAATTCTGGTATTACCCATTGCGGCTCTCTTAGTTAAATCCGCTTCCTTAGGCTTTGAAGAATTTTGGCAAATTGCCACCACTCCCATTGCTATTTCGACTTATAACGTCACCTTTCTCACGGCCTTAGCCGCAGGCATTGTCAACGGTGTGATGGGAACCTTAGTAGCTTGGGTGCTAGTCCGCTATCAGTTTCCAGGCAAAAAAATTGTTGATGCCACGGTGGATTTACCCTTTGCTCTACCCACCTCCGTGGCTGGTTTGGTGTTGGCCACTTTGTACAGTCAAACCGGCTGGGTCGGTCAATTTTTTGCCCCCTTTGGCATCAAAATTGCTTTCAGCCGTGCGGGGGTATTTGTGGCGATGGTTTTCATTTCCCTACCCTTTATTGTGCGGACTTTACAGCCGGTTCTACAAGAATTGGAAGAGGGAGCAGAGGAAGCGGCCTGGTCTTTGGGGGCAACGGAATTTCAAACCTTTTGGCGGGTTATTTTTCCTCCTTTAATTCCCCCCATTTTAACCGGAGTGGCTTTGGGCTTTTCCCGGGCGGTGGGGGAATATGGCTCCATCGTTTTAATTGCTTCTAACATTCCTTTTAAAGATCTTATTGCTCCGGTATTAGTGTTTGAGCGATTGGAACAATATGATTATTCCGGGGCAACGGTAATTGGGACAGTACTGTTGTTTGTTTCTCTAATCCTACTGCTCATTATTAACTTACTGCAACAATGGGGCCGCCGCTATGCTAACGATTAA
- a CDS encoding NIL domain-containing protein has protein sequence MQALTFSHLNIQSSQRTTEVTLYLTIPVSYRQEPIVTQLVSRYKLQVNILAATLGTNGGQGQFKLTLIGHAQAINDALAYLEELQVTIVLDQESDGW, from the coding sequence ATGCAAGCATTAACTTTCTCCCACCTCAATATCCAGAGTTCCCAACGAACCACCGAAGTAACCCTTTACCTAACTATTCCCGTAAGCTATCGGCAGGAACCCATCGTGACCCAACTGGTTAGCCGCTATAAACTCCAGGTAAATATCCTGGCGGCCACTTTAGGCACAAATGGTGGTCAAGGTCAATTTAAATTAACTTTAATTGGCCATGCCCAGGCAATTAATGATGCCTTAGCGTACCTAGAGGAATTGCAAGTCACCATAGTTTTAGATCAGGAGTCCGACGGCTGGTAA
- a CDS encoding sulfate ABC transporter substrate-binding protein, protein MARSAFGWGFSAIAVLMMGSITACNNTATTEPGVGENASQAPANLTLVSYAVTRDAFEKIIPKFSEEWKSKTGQDVTFEQSYGGSGSQTRAVVDGLDADIVALALSSDVQKIESAGLIQPGWEGEAPNGSIVTNSVIAFVTRASDNIKVEKWSDLANPEVKVITANPKTSGGARWNFLGLWGSVTKTGGTEEQAFDFAGKVLANAPVLPKDARESTDVFYKQGQGNVLLNYENEVLLAKQKGEEQPYIIPQDFNVSISGPVAVVDTNVDKKGTREVADAFVQYLFTPEAQQIFAETGFRPVNEEILAKFASQYPKVENLATIEEFGGWKKAQAEFFDEGGIFDQVITKIGKQ, encoded by the coding sequence ATGGCTCGATCTGCTTTTGGTTGGGGATTTTCGGCGATCGCCGTTTTGATGATGGGCAGTATCACCGCTTGCAATAACACCGCCACCACTGAGCCAGGGGTAGGGGAAAATGCTAGTCAAGCTCCGGCCAATTTGACCTTGGTCAGCTATGCCGTCACCAGGGATGCCTTTGAAAAAATCATTCCCAAATTTAGTGAGGAATGGAAAAGCAAAACCGGTCAGGACGTGACTTTTGAGCAAAGCTATGGTGGTTCCGGTAGTCAAACTAGGGCTGTGGTGGATGGGCTAGATGCGGATATTGTTGCCCTGGCCCTCAGTTCCGACGTGCAAAAAATTGAAAGTGCCGGGCTAATTCAACCCGGTTGGGAAGGGGAAGCCCCCAATGGATCGATTGTGACCAACTCCGTCATCGCCTTTGTGACCAGAGCATCGGACAACATCAAAGTGGAAAAATGGTCAGATTTGGCTAACCCTGAAGTGAAAGTTATTACCGCTAACCCGAAAACTTCCGGGGGAGCCCGTTGGAATTTCCTCGGCCTTTGGGGTTCAGTGACCAAAACCGGAGGCACAGAAGAGCAAGCCTTTGACTTTGCTGGCAAGGTTTTAGCCAATGCACCAGTATTACCAAAAGATGCTCGGGAGTCCACCGACGTTTTTTATAAACAGGGTCAGGGCAACGTTTTGCTCAATTATGAAAACGAAGTGCTGTTAGCCAAACAAAAAGGGGAAGAGCAACCCTATATTATTCCCCAGGATTTCAATGTTTCCATTAGTGGCCCGGTGGCTGTTGTGGATACCAATGTCGATAAAAAAGGAACCAGGGAAGTGGCCGATGCCTTTGTGCAATATTTGTTCACCCCAGAAGCGCAACAAATTTTTGCCGAAACTGGCTTTCGTCCTGTGAATGAAGAAATTTTAGCTAAGTTTGCTAGCCAATATCCCAAAGTTGAAAATTTGGCCACCATTGAAGAGTTTGGAGGTTGGAAAAAAGCCCAGGCAGAATTCTTTGATGAAGGGGGTATTTTCGACCAAGTTATTACCAAAATTGGTAAGCAATAA
- a CDS encoding Crp/Fnr family transcriptional regulator — protein MAKRSPALSPALPERLVQESYLFRGMDLPSVADYLASAELKIEKLFSNRPIYTAFLPDQTLDSLYVMLDDGVVITRSTPLDRIIAINYAGSCFGWRSLPFSYGLASKSFPCSVEVYKTTHVIKIPLATVQEIYENSEVFRERYRFLFELQQKFEYHLLNCSTYPPQAVASLLRALIYQERELGNQPDRQGNYIFDLPIDMIARACQLNQRTVEQVLKGMQKHHLIAIPKGEKEDLIQILAPEGLKEVYSATREKVNWWPLK, from the coding sequence ATGGCTAAACGATCGCCTGCTTTATCCCCTGCCCTGCCGGAACGATTAGTACAAGAAAGCTATCTTTTTCGGGGCATGGACCTCCCATCAGTGGCGGATTATCTTGCTTCAGCAGAACTTAAAATTGAAAAACTATTCTCCAATCGCCCCATTTACACCGCATTTCTGCCCGACCAAACCCTGGATAGTCTTTATGTGATGTTGGATGATGGTGTCGTCATCACCCGCAGTACTCCCCTAGACCGCATCATTGCCATTAACTATGCCGGCAGTTGCTTTGGTTGGCGTAGTTTGCCCTTTAGCTATGGTTTAGCCAGTAAATCTTTCCCCTGTTCCGTCGAGGTTTATAAAACTACCCACGTCATTAAAATTCCCCTGGCCACCGTTCAGGAAATTTATGAAAATAGTGAAGTTTTTCGGGAACGGTATCGTTTTCTATTTGAATTACAACAAAAATTTGAATATCATCTGCTCAATTGCAGCACCTATCCCCCCCAAGCGGTGGCGAGTTTACTGCGGGCGTTGATTTATCAAGAAAGAGAACTGGGCAACCAACCCGATCGCCAGGGGAATTATATTTTCGATTTGCCCATTGATATGATCGCCAGGGCTTGCCAGCTCAATCAAAGAACGGTGGAGCAGGTGCTGAAGGGTATGCAAAAACACCATCTGATTGCCATTCCCAAGGGGGAAAAGGAAGATCTAATTCAAATTCTGGCCCCGGAAGGACTCAAGGAAGTGTACAGTGCCACCCGGGAAAAGGTTAACTGGTGGCCCTTGAAATAA
- a CDS encoding inositol monophosphatase family protein: METFWPEVLSFCQSTTKAIATELVAQSARIPAQRKADGSLVTAADQWSDQELRQRIAAQFPDHGVLTEETAHIFPANDWCWIVDPIDGTTNFARGIPIWGISLGLLYRGTPVFGFLHFPLLQQSFWGYWLENSGLTGPSGAFLNGEPIQVSEAEPSQNHLFNLCARSAGILTNPFPCKLRLIGVSSYNMALVALGAALGGTEKTPKIWDIAGAWPILLAAGGEFLCLRPEPLFPLTPGENYGDRPYPCITASGRELMEQFKPLVLAVQ, encoded by the coding sequence ATGGAGACTTTTTGGCCAGAGGTTTTGAGCTTTTGTCAGTCCACTACCAAGGCGATCGCCACAGAGTTGGTGGCCCAATCCGCCAGAATCCCTGCCCAACGCAAAGCCGATGGTAGTTTGGTCACCGCCGCTGATCAATGGTCTGACCAGGAGTTGCGTCAGCGCATTGCCGCCCAATTTCCCGACCATGGGGTGCTGACGGAGGAAACGGCCCACATTTTTCCCGCTAACGATTGGTGTTGGATTGTCGATCCCATTGATGGCACCACCAATTTTGCCAGGGGCATTCCCATTTGGGGCATTTCCCTCGGTTTACTGTACCGGGGGACGCCGGTGTTTGGCTTCCTCCATTTTCCTCTACTACAGCAATCCTTTTGGGGCTATTGGCTAGAAAACTCCGGCTTAACAGGTCCCAGTGGTGCTTTTTTGAATGGAGAACCGATCCAGGTGAGCGAGGCCGAGCCTAGTCAAAATCATTTGTTTAATCTTTGTGCCCGCAGCGCTGGCATTTTAACCAATCCCTTTCCCTGCAAATTGCGCTTAATTGGTGTGAGTAGTTACAACATGGCCCTGGTAGCCCTAGGGGCAGCCCTGGGAGGGACGGAAAAAACACCCAAAATTTGGGACATTGCTGGGGCCTGGCCGATCCTGTTGGCCGCCGGAGGAGAATTTCTCTGTCTCCGACCTGAACCGTTGTTTCCCCTCACCCCAGGGGAAAATTATGGCGATCGCCCCTATCCCTGCATCACCGCCAGTGGTCGGGAACTAATGGAACAATTCAAACCCCTAGTTTTAGCTGTCCAGTGA
- a CDS encoding response regulator transcription factor: protein MNPVYISVVEGNPHLRSLLSWHLQQSGYLVQQCSGFHQARQAFNNQLPTLAVIDSDLTDGDGIELCRWLYQQHQSMIFILSAKDTEKDIVHGLKAGADDYLTKPFGMQEFLARIECLIRRVRTVAAPLLLDYGVLKIDLVQRRVEYQGNFVDLTPQEFSLLYVLTQAEGSALSRTELLRRAWPEAIDNPRTIDTHVLSLRKKIETDPRQPSLIQTVRNVGYRFNSSILEEKKVVAEKPVSLSPAGVSVLT from the coding sequence GTGAATCCAGTCTACATATCAGTCGTAGAGGGTAACCCCCATCTCCGCTCTCTATTAAGCTGGCATCTGCAGCAGAGCGGCTACCTTGTCCAACAATGTAGCGGTTTTCACCAGGCCCGCCAGGCATTTAATAATCAATTACCTACCCTGGCCGTGATCGATTCCGACCTCACCGATGGGGATGGCATTGAGCTTTGCCGTTGGTTATATCAACAGCACCAATCGATGATTTTTATTCTTTCCGCCAAGGACACAGAAAAGGATATTGTTCATGGGTTAAAGGCGGGGGCCGATGATTATTTGACCAAACCCTTTGGTATGCAGGAATTTTTAGCCCGCATAGAATGTTTAATTCGCCGAGTCCGCACTGTGGCCGCCCCTTTATTGTTGGATTATGGCGTACTAAAAATAGATTTGGTACAGCGGCGGGTGGAATACCAGGGTAACTTTGTTGATCTTACCCCCCAGGAATTCAGTTTGCTCTACGTGCTTACCCAGGCCGAAGGTAGTGCCCTCAGCCGCACAGAATTGCTCCGCCGGGCCTGGCCTGAGGCGATCGATAACCCCCGCACCATCGATACCCATGTTCTTTCCCTCAGGAAAAAAATTGAGACAGACCCCAGGCAACCCAGCCTAATCCAAACCGTGCGGAATGTGGGCTATCGTTTCAACTCCTCCATTTTAGAAGAGAAAAAAGTAGTGGCGGAGAAACCCGTTTCCCTTTCCCCCGCCGGGGTTTCTGTACTTACCTAG
- a CDS encoding DUF3370 domain-containing protein: MIPLLSPMMLAQIVTAPIQPIQADYIVQPQEIRPLPGQLDQIPVFNSNSPEVVEGEGILLSTFPTDRKYYPNAHLNKALNGRFDFFSHHIARPRDSRTLYQGVLMGNPTDRTITVRILQGGSYLTGPDAPFINLAPTVEDPHGQFFSGPGSKLMSQLLRGNTQAGFPSQIIIPPGHTRLLFSLAINRSSARSTYLRLQSDGPVYMANLAMFAVPEYAPVVDTASAGANLPTPTVTYRPPTLDNWQAMLYRGYLAYPRDLAPTPPDQIRPGAPRTPIYGRVAGISQGASWQATLVDNPKTQFLSIPQRGRAFSYPLSTVSVGTYATQQVQSAPMLARYPDTAYLAHGNYGVHYQLQLPLKNVTNNRQSVSLTLQTPIKQDQYNDRLFFIRQPTGQVFFRGTVRVSYTDSQNQPQERFFHLTQRRGEMSNPLITLNMEPGEQRQVTVDLMYPPDATPPQVLTVKTEELYYGSLSSPR, encoded by the coding sequence ATGATCCCACTGCTTTCCCCCATGATGTTGGCTCAAATCGTCACCGCCCCCATCCAGCCAATTCAAGCAGATTATATTGTCCAGCCGCAGGAAATAAGACCATTACCAGGGCAATTAGACCAGATACCCGTTTTTAACAGTAATAGTCCAGAAGTAGTAGAAGGGGAAGGAATTTTACTTTCCACCTTTCCCACCGACCGGAAATACTACCCCAACGCCCACCTCAACAAAGCCCTCAACGGTCGTTTTGACTTCTTCTCCCATCACATCGCCCGGCCAAGGGATTCCCGCACCCTTTACCAAGGAGTGTTAATGGGCAACCCCACCGACAGAACCATCACTGTCCGCATTCTCCAGGGTGGCAGTTACCTCACTGGCCCTGATGCCCCCTTTATTAATCTGGCCCCCACCGTAGAAGATCCCCACGGACAATTCTTTTCCGGCCCCGGCTCTAAACTAATGAGTCAATTACTGCGGGGTAACACCCAGGCCGGTTTTCCTAGTCAGATTATTATTCCCCCAGGACACACTAGATTGTTATTTTCCCTGGCCATCAATCGCAGTAGTGCCAGGTCTACTTATCTCCGGCTCCAGAGTGACGGCCCTGTTTACATGGCTAACCTCGCAATGTTTGCCGTGCCGGAATATGCTCCAGTGGTGGATACTGCGAGCGCCGGTGCTAACCTGCCCACCCCCACGGTGACCTACCGCCCTCCTACCTTAGACAATTGGCAAGCGATGCTATACCGCGGCTATCTAGCTTACCCCAGGGATTTGGCCCCCACTCCCCCCGACCAAATTCGCCCTGGGGCTCCCCGCACCCCCATCTATGGCAGAGTGGCCGGTATTTCCCAAGGCGCTTCTTGGCAAGCCACCCTAGTGGACAATCCCAAGACTCAATTCCTCAGTATTCCCCAACGGGGGAGAGCTTTTTCCTATCCCCTCAGCACCGTTAGTGTGGGCACCTATGCTACCCAACAGGTACAGAGCGCTCCCATGCTGGCTCGCTACCCCGACACGGCCTACCTAGCCCACGGGAACTATGGAGTGCATTATCAATTGCAGTTACCCCTGAAAAACGTCACTAATAACCGACAGAGCGTTTCCCTCACCCTGCAAACTCCGATCAAACAAGATCAATATAACGATCGCCTATTCTTTATCCGCCAACCCACCGGCCAAGTCTTTTTCCGGGGTACGGTTAGGGTCAGCTACACCGATAGCCAAAACCAACCCCAGGAAAGATTCTTTCACCTTACCCAAAGGCGGGGGGAAATGAGCAATCCCCTAATTACCTTGAATATGGAACCAGGGGAACAACGACAAGTGACGGTGGACTTAATGTATCCCCCCGATGCTACCCCTCCCCAGGTGTTGACGGTCAAAACAGAGGAGCTTTATTACGGCAGTTTGTCTTCCCCTAGGTAA
- a CDS encoding SWIM zinc finger family protein, protein MVATQIEQRQWWVDRWLELLDSYRFKKRLERARNYAREGNVLSLQFVESKLTALVQGTEVDPYQVTLGLDCFSDEDWHYVVATLAEQALYAAQLLSGAMPPSIEQVFVQNGLNLFPFTLGEVHSRCSCPDKANPCKHIGAVYYQLADHFQEDPFVIFRLRGRSRGELLEQLSCYRHLSPAQLASYDPDLCNDSTAIAIDIEEGATTAKPQKQTKAEQQQAIEQFWQYRGELAPELTAIAPPDNPMQQIERLGDLPLNYEVAREIKQALTQIYQASSQATLGQMMGAGD, encoded by the coding sequence ATGGTAGCAACGCAGATTGAACAACGACAATGGTGGGTGGATCGATGGTTAGAACTATTAGATTCCTACCGATTTAAAAAGCGCCTCGAACGGGCCAGGAATTATGCCAGGGAGGGTAATGTCCTTAGTTTGCAGTTTGTGGAGAGTAAGCTAACTGCCCTGGTGCAAGGCACAGAAGTGGATCCATACCAGGTTACTTTGGGGTTGGATTGCTTCAGCGATGAGGATTGGCATTATGTGGTGGCTACCTTGGCAGAACAAGCTCTGTATGCGGCCCAATTGCTTAGTGGAGCCATGCCTCCTAGCATCGAACAGGTGTTTGTCCAAAATGGGCTAAATTTGTTCCCCTTCACCCTGGGGGAGGTTCATTCCCGTTGTAGTTGTCCAGATAAGGCTAATCCCTGTAAACATATCGGTGCGGTGTACTACCAATTGGCAGATCACTTCCAAGAGGACCCCTTTGTGATTTTTCGTCTGCGGGGTCGGAGTCGGGGTGAGTTGTTGGAGCAGTTGAGTTGTTATCGACACCTTAGTCCAGCTCAATTGGCCAGCTATGACCCAGATCTTTGCAATGATTCTACGGCGATCGCCATTGATATAGAAGAAGGGGCAACAACCGCCAAGCCCCAAAAACAAACTAAGGCAGAGCAACAGCAAGCCATCGAACAATTTTGGCAGTATCGAGGGGAATTGGCCCCGGAATTAACGGCGATCGCCCCACCGGATAACCCCATGCAGCAAATTGAACGCCTAGGGGATCTGCCCTTAAATTATGAGGTGGCCAGGGAAATTAAACAGGCATTGACGCAAATTTACCAAGCCTCCAGCCAAGCTACCCTAGGACAGATGATGGGGGCCGGTGACTAG